A genomic region of Paramormyrops kingsleyae isolate MSU_618 chromosome 19, PKINGS_0.4, whole genome shotgun sequence contains the following coding sequences:
- the LOC111841785 gene encoding insulinoma-associated protein 2-like: MENGLRLSACPDSTQCTGSEERLQMRSHVNLPAPVKADSPLHHYAPPHHTVRRTNSDSGCEVKCSLLNHKDKSKISFRKNVITGSTLDLKIKKRGDSKMRLFTVDTKPLGDFICQLCKVEYPDPFSLAQHMCSGLARVDYRCPECDKVFSCPANLASHRRWHKPRPTKKDEIHDGRQTQRCVLGDPVREQKGDAEKMPMNDQHLSHPESSHSQSTRKTDKPYKRLKSQERSPRNLNYKASEKSFNQYRTMLDRASRTVTANSEKYSIYTGLYSPCIGTQQLSVGNVSSNTFRGHEFLGNHMAAQDNAGSSTYYQTQAGQTPVSCLFCGIPLPSAEIRDKHMLWHVRSEEILGNPGGSDNTVARLGIFNLERQIFLF; the protein is encoded by the coding sequence ATGGAAAACGGACTTCGCCTTTCTGCGTGTCCAGACTCAACTCAGTGCACGGGGTCAGAGGAGAGGCTGCAGATGCGCTCACACGTGAACTTACCTGCTCCTGTTAAAGCGGACTCGCCGCTTCATCACTACGCGCCTCCTCATCATACTGTCAGACGCACGAATAGTGACTCTGGCTGCGAAGTCAAATGCTCGCTTCTAAATCACAAAGATAAGAGCAAAATTAGCTTTAGGAAGAATGTCATCACTGGCTCTACCCTCGAtctaaaaataaagaaaagggGAGATTCGAAAATGCGACTATTCACGGTAGACACCAAGCCTTTGGGTGACTTCATTTGCCAGCTTTGCAAGGTGGAGTATCCCGATCCCTTTTCTCTGGCGCAGCACATGTGCTCCGGATTAGCTCGGGTAGATTACCGCTGTCCGGAGTGCGACAAAGTTTTCAGCTGCCCAGCAAATCTGGCTTCTCATCGTAGATGGCACAAGCCTCGTCCCACAAAAAAGGACGAGATCCACGACGGCAGGCAAACACAGCGGTGCGTGTTAGGGGATCCGGTGCGGGAGCAGAAAGGCGATGCCGAGAAGATGCCTATGAATGATCAGCACCTTTCACACCCGGAGAGTTCCCATTCGCAAAGTACGCGCAAGACAGATAAACCATACAAAAGGCTGAAATCGCAGGAAAGGTCACCCCGAAACCTTAATTATAAAGCGTCAGAAAAGAGTTTCAACCAATATCGTACGATGCTGGACCGCGCTAGCAGGACAGTAACCGCTAACTCCGAAAAATATTCTATATACACTGGTCTCTACTCTCCATGCATAGGAACACAGCAGCTGAGTGTAGGAAATGTATCCAGCAATACATTCCGTGGACATGAATTTCTGGGAAATCACATGGCTGCCCAAGACAACGCTGGATCTTCGACTTATTACCAGACACAAGCAGGGCAAACACCAGTTTCCTGTCTGTTTTGCGGGATCCCTCTTCCCTCTGCGGAAATACGGGATAAACACATGTTGTGGCATGTCAGATCTGAAGAGATTCTCGGTAATCCGGGTGGGAGCGATAATACGGTGGCGAGACTGGGAATCTTCAATTTAGAGCGTCAGATCTTTCTTTTCTAA